From Pusillibacter faecalis, one genomic window encodes:
- a CDS encoding LacI family DNA-binding transcriptional regulator, with protein MGRATIKDVAQRAGCSITTVSFVLNNKEGVSIPDSTRASILNAARALNYRPNQLAVSMVTKRTNVIGLIIPDNSNSFFAELSKTIECAAHEAGYSLIYGNSENDASRDLAYIQIFADRQVDGIIFAKSPSLSSEENQQLLDFLQTLSIPVLMVDRRISGNQGYSVSSNNFMGGYLATRHLLELGHRKIGAYTGSRDIISSNERLRGYHAALQEWGVAFQEELLFEGNYQLGREAAALEHFLKHRVSAIFSFNDMMAFGLYQEIQKRQLSIPEDLSIVGFDDVFFGKLVHPTLTTVRQPIDQIGSVAVSMLLDLIAGTPLPPNLQNQVFEPTLVPRKSTAPYHAPFPDK; from the coding sequence TTGGGAAGAGCCACGATTAAAGATGTCGCACAACGGGCAGGCTGTTCGATCACAACGGTCTCATTTGTGTTGAACAATAAAGAAGGGGTTAGTATTCCAGACTCAACCCGAGCCAGTATTTTGAATGCGGCGCGGGCTCTGAATTATCGGCCGAATCAACTGGCTGTCAGCATGGTAACAAAGCGCACAAACGTGATTGGCTTAATTATTCCAGACAACAGCAATAGTTTTTTTGCCGAGCTATCCAAGACCATTGAGTGTGCGGCCCATGAGGCCGGCTACAGCTTAATCTATGGCAATAGTGAAAATGATGCCAGCCGGGACTTGGCATATATTCAGATTTTTGCGGACCGGCAGGTAGATGGGATCATTTTTGCAAAATCACCCTCGTTGTCGTCGGAGGAAAATCAACAGCTGCTTGATTTTTTGCAGACGCTTTCCATTCCTGTTTTGATGGTTGACCGCCGGATATCAGGAAATCAGGGATACTCGGTCAGTTCCAACAATTTTATGGGTGGGTATCTGGCAACGCGGCATCTCCTGGAGCTGGGCCACCGGAAAATCGGCGCATATACGGGTTCTCGTGATATCATAAGCAGCAACGAACGGCTGCGCGGCTATCATGCGGCGCTTCAGGAATGGGGAGTTGCCTTCCAAGAGGAGCTGTTATTTGAAGGGAATTATCAGCTGGGCAGGGAAGCGGCAGCGCTTGAACATTTTTTGAAGCATCGTGTCAGCGCTATATTCAGTTTTAACGACATGATGGCCTTTGGTCTTTATCAGGAGATTCAAAAGAGGCAATTGTCTATTCCGGAAGATTTATCCATTGTCGGCTTTGACGACGTGTTTTTCGGAAAGCTCGTACACCCGACTCTGACCACAGTGCGCCAGCCGATCGACCAGATAGGAAGTGTCGCCGTTTCCATGCTTCTTGATCTGATTGCAGGGACCCCCCTCCCTCCGAATCTTCAAAACCAGGTGTTTGAGCCGACTTTGGTTCCGCGCAAAAGCACCGCGCCCTATCACGCGCCATTTCCGGACAAGTAA
- a CDS encoding ribokinase, whose product MRICNLGSLNIDRVYGVEHFVSAQETVLATKYERFLGGKGLNQSIALARSGGTVFHAGAIGPDGMSLRQLLEENGVDTRYLKDTHAASGHAIIQVNASGQNCIIVSRGANAEILPEDIDRILSDFGQADLLLLQNEISNVDYAIQAAKARGMSVAFNAAPVTPELHTYPIDLVDYLIVNEVEGLSLLGTEACGEESLLHSLCRKYPSVTVILTVGEKGSYWGQGDEMLHQEIYPVSVVDTTAAGDTFCGYFITSIAKGKCPKEALRIASLASSLAIGQKGAACSIPTMQEVTAFGQSKGIPSEWLIG is encoded by the coding sequence GTGCGTATTTGTAATCTTGGTTCCCTAAATATTGACCGGGTATACGGTGTAGAGCATTTTGTGTCTGCGCAAGAAACGGTTCTGGCCACAAAGTACGAGCGTTTTTTGGGCGGGAAAGGCCTCAATCAATCCATTGCTTTAGCCCGCAGCGGTGGAACCGTTTTCCACGCGGGGGCCATTGGCCCTGATGGGATGTCACTTCGGCAGCTCTTGGAGGAAAACGGTGTGGATACCCGCTATTTGAAAGACACCCATGCCGCTAGCGGTCACGCTATCATTCAGGTAAATGCATCTGGGCAGAACTGCATTATCGTCTCCAGAGGCGCCAACGCGGAGATTCTTCCGGAAGATATTGACCGCATTTTGAGTGATTTTGGTCAAGCCGACCTGCTTCTGCTTCAAAATGAGATTTCCAATGTGGACTACGCCATTCAGGCAGCAAAAGCTCGGGGAATGTCCGTTGCCTTCAATGCGGCTCCTGTCACTCCGGAACTGCACACTTACCCCATCGACCTGGTGGATTACCTGATTGTAAACGAGGTGGAGGGTCTTTCCCTGCTGGGTACGGAAGCCTGCGGGGAGGAATCTCTGCTTCACAGCCTATGCAGGAAATACCCCTCTGTCACCGTAATCCTGACTGTGGGTGAAAAGGGTTCCTACTGGGGTCAGGGAGACGAAATGCTGCACCAGGAAATATATCCCGTTTCGGTTGTAGATACAACCGCGGCTGGAGATACCTTTTGTGGATATTTCATCACTTCCATTGCAAAAGGGAAATGTCCGAAAGAAGCCCTGCGGATCGCGAGTCTAGCCAGCAGCTTGGCAATTGGACAAAAGGGGGCGGCGTGCAGCATTCCCACCATGCAGGAAGTGACCGCCTTCGGTCAATCCAAGGGAATTCCCTCCGAGTGGTTGATTGGATAA
- a CDS encoding BMP family ABC transporter substrate-binding protein: MKKRIALILFAAMLVSMLAGCGGDSSTDSTDDSAGTTETSGADPSDSSIQGKFLYIITDNLGDMGFRDNGLRGVQNVCETYGCEYDVIELGGDKSTYENAFADACDSGEYAYIITCSNGGMSDLVLKYGPEYPEIKFVTFDVGATTEVTSDNVCAINYRQNEGAFLAGVLAASITTSQKIGAWVFNEVPIGHDFVAGYVDGARTINPDIDITVSYGSGAVNIGKTQEVTGTMFDSGIDTVFNIQGSTTSGAATACYDRGGLDAGLAVIGVDSDQWNVYTTTDSTLKDAATTIVTSMLKDVTYSLEYLFAGIEDGTIEWGNLVSFGLAEKSVCLADNEHFQEVVAPEVHAVLEEYTQKVANGEITPKGFFTDFNSDVAAFEEWRDNG; the protein is encoded by the coding sequence ATGAAAAAAAGAATTGCTCTCATCCTGTTTGCGGCAATGCTGGTCAGCATGCTGGCCGGCTGCGGCGGAGACTCCAGCACAGACAGCACCGATGATTCCGCAGGCACCACGGAAACCAGCGGTGCCGATCCCTCCGATTCCAGTATTCAGGGAAAGTTTCTTTACATCATCACCGATAACCTCGGAGACATGGGGTTCCGTGACAACGGTCTGCGCGGCGTGCAGAACGTTTGCGAAACCTATGGCTGTGAATATGACGTTATTGAGCTGGGGGGCGATAAATCCACCTATGAAAACGCATTCGCTGATGCCTGCGACAGTGGTGAATACGCATACATCATCACCTGTTCCAATGGCGGCATGTCAGATCTGGTGCTCAAGTATGGTCCGGAATATCCCGAGATTAAATTTGTCACCTTTGATGTAGGCGCCACCACAGAGGTTACTTCCGACAACGTCTGCGCCATCAACTATCGCCAGAATGAGGGTGCCTTCCTAGCGGGTGTTCTGGCTGCATCCATCACCACCAGCCAGAAAATTGGCGCCTGGGTTTTCAATGAAGTTCCCATCGGCCACGACTTTGTCGCCGGCTATGTGGACGGCGCCCGGACCATCAATCCAGATATTGATATCACCGTCTCCTATGGCAGCGGAGCCGTAAATATCGGTAAAACTCAGGAAGTCACCGGTACCATGTTCGACTCTGGAATCGACACTGTTTTTAATATTCAGGGCTCCACCACCTCCGGTGCTGCTACCGCTTGCTATGACCGGGGCGGTCTGGACGCAGGTCTGGCTGTCATCGGTGTGGACTCTGATCAGTGGAATGTCTACACCACCACCGACTCCACGCTGAAGGATGCGGCCACTACCATTGTTACCTCCATGCTCAAGGATGTTACTTATTCTCTGGAATACCTGTTTGCCGGTATTGAGGACGGAACGATTGAGTGGGGAAATCTGGTCTCCTTCGGCCTTGCGGAGAAATCCGTGTGTCTGGCAGACAACGAGCACTTCCAGGAGGTCGTCGCTCCCGAGGTGCATGCCGTATTGGAGGAGTACACCCAAAAGGTAGCCAATGGCGAAATTACGCCCAAGGGGTTCTTTACCGACTTCAATTCTGATGTGGCCGCCTTTGAGGAGTGGCGCGACAACGGCTGA
- a CDS encoding ABC transporter ATP-binding protein codes for MGTEILRMENITKIYSNGFAANKNVTFSVNAGEIHALAGENGAGKTTLMKILFGRESYQEGRILLRGQEVHIKDSLDAIGMGIGMVHQHFMQMPSLTVAENVILGIEPTKKGGVIFDQKKARQMTMEAAEKYQLHVDPDAKIKDLSVGMRQKVEILKELIRGIEILILDEPTAVLTPQETKELFDQLRFLRDQGYAIIFISHKLGEVMELCSRVTVLRRGRIMGTDLISNLDQSSLARMIVGRDVVTKMERGAQRPKHKVVEVKDLVYQNQEGRPVVNHLNFSIRAGEILGIAGVEGNGQSEVADLLCGMRPISHGNVCVNGTSINGLSVRKIRELGVSAISEDRLKFACAENLSVRDNIMSIYLNSKAFTKGMLLDMKKVNQYVAQCIQDYEIKCDSPDDPVRLLSGGNIQKVVVAREFTCGSNLIIASQPTRGIDVGTSEMIRKTLIRKARQEDVATLLISSDLNEVLEVSDRLLVMYKGQFVAHFTKPSEVSEELLGEYMLGNRHMSEKEMGEYV; via the coding sequence ATGGGAACCGAGATCCTGAGAATGGAAAACATTACAAAGATCTATAGCAATGGTTTTGCGGCCAATAAAAATGTAACGTTTTCTGTAAATGCGGGTGAAATCCACGCACTGGCCGGAGAAAATGGCGCGGGAAAGACAACGCTGATGAAAATTCTCTTCGGCCGCGAAAGCTACCAGGAGGGCCGCATCCTGTTGCGGGGACAGGAGGTCCATATCAAGGACTCCCTGGACGCCATCGGCATGGGGATCGGTATGGTACACCAGCATTTTATGCAGATGCCGTCCCTAACCGTCGCGGAAAATGTCATTTTAGGCATTGAGCCCACAAAAAAGGGCGGCGTTATTTTTGACCAGAAAAAGGCCCGGCAAATGACCATGGAGGCCGCTGAGAAATACCAGCTCCATGTGGACCCGGACGCTAAGATCAAGGATTTGAGTGTCGGCATGCGGCAGAAAGTGGAGATCCTCAAGGAGCTCATCCGCGGTATCGAAATTTTGATTTTGGACGAGCCCACCGCGGTCCTCACGCCTCAGGAGACAAAGGAGCTCTTTGATCAGCTGCGCTTTCTCCGGGATCAGGGCTACGCGATTATCTTTATCTCCCACAAGCTGGGGGAGGTAATGGAACTGTGCAGCCGTGTGACCGTGCTTCGTCGAGGGCGTATCATGGGCACTGATCTGATATCCAATCTGGATCAATCCAGTTTGGCCCGCATGATTGTGGGGCGGGATGTTGTCACGAAGATGGAGCGGGGGGCGCAACGCCCCAAGCACAAGGTTGTGGAAGTCAAAGACCTTGTTTATCAAAACCAGGAAGGCCGTCCAGTGGTCAACCATCTGAATTTTTCTATCCGGGCCGGCGAAATTTTGGGAATTGCCGGCGTGGAAGGCAACGGGCAAAGTGAAGTGGCCGACCTTCTCTGCGGTATGAGGCCAATCAGCCACGGGAATGTCTGTGTCAACGGCACCTCCATCAATGGTCTGAGCGTCCGGAAGATCAGAGAGTTGGGCGTCTCTGCCATTTCTGAAGACCGTTTGAAATTTGCCTGTGCTGAGAATCTGTCCGTGCGGGACAATATTATGTCCATTTATTTGAACAGCAAGGCCTTTACAAAGGGAATGCTGCTGGACATGAAAAAGGTCAATCAGTATGTGGCTCAGTGTATTCAGGACTATGAGATCAAATGCGACTCCCCTGATGATCCGGTCCGCCTGCTCTCTGGCGGCAATATTCAAAAGGTTGTTGTGGCTCGGGAGTTCACCTGCGGCAGTAATCTCATTATCGCAAGCCAGCCAACCCGGGGAATTGACGTGGGCACCAGCGAAATGATTCGTAAGACTCTGATCCGCAAAGCCCGCCAGGAGGATGTGGCAACCTTGTTGATTTCCTCAGACCTCAACGAAGTGCTGGAAGTGTCAGACAGGCTGCTGGTCATGTACAAGGGGCAGTTTGTCGCCCATTTTACCAAGCCCAGTGAGGTGTCTGAAGAGCTTTTGGGTGAGTATATGCTGGGAAACCGGCACATGAGCGAGAAGGAAATGGGGGAATACGTATGA
- a CDS encoding ABC transporter permease — translation MKKVRRIESAFELARILLALVIAYALSLLCLVLVTEDPIEAVYMFAVGPLTSTRRIGQVIVKFIPYALCGVGMCFMYASNRFSMFGEGSYLMSGCFVTIAAFALEPYHLPLIVMVPILLVVGAFFGGLIGFTPAILGAKLKLNELVTSTMLNYVCLYLTLWILKIHLADPDITFFASKILPDNVRLPQIIDRSTIHAGLFIAPVFIIIAAIVYFRTRLGFSIRICGSNPNFAKFSGINFSRSIIWAHTIGGALVGIGACVDLLGIYDRFLWTEITNYGFYGLVSAVLARKNPLFAPLGALLLAYMHTGASILNYTSEVPIEFVQIMQALLILLISAQTFLRKTKNKVIFKDSHETISKEEKLA, via the coding sequence ATGAAAAAGGTACGGCGTATTGAATCTGCTTTTGAATTGGCCCGTATTCTTTTAGCCTTGGTAATCGCCTATGCACTTTCCCTGCTGTGCCTGGTGCTTGTAACCGAGGACCCCATTGAGGCCGTGTATATGTTTGCCGTTGGTCCACTTACCTCGACCCGGCGGATCGGGCAGGTCATTGTCAAATTTATTCCTTATGCCCTGTGCGGGGTGGGCATGTGTTTTATGTATGCCAGCAACCGTTTCAGCATGTTTGGCGAGGGGTCTTATTTGATGAGCGGCTGTTTTGTGACAATCGCTGCCTTCGCTTTGGAACCCTATCATCTGCCATTGATTGTCATGGTCCCCATTTTGCTGGTGGTGGGTGCCTTTTTTGGAGGGTTGATCGGCTTTACCCCCGCAATTCTAGGCGCAAAATTGAAGCTCAATGAGCTGGTGACGTCCACAATGCTCAATTATGTCTGCCTTTACTTAACCCTGTGGATTTTAAAGATTCATCTGGCTGATCCAGATATTACATTTTTTGCCTCCAAAATTCTGCCGGATAACGTCCGGCTCCCCCAGATTATCGACCGCTCTACCATTCACGCGGGGCTGTTTATCGCTCCCGTTTTCATCATCATTGCAGCCATTGTTTATTTCCGCACCCGTTTGGGCTTTAGCATCCGAATCTGTGGTTCCAACCCCAACTTTGCCAAATTTTCTGGCATCAATTTTTCCCGCAGCATTATCTGGGCCCACACCATCGGCGGTGCTTTGGTGGGAATCGGCGCCTGTGTAGATCTGCTGGGTATTTATGACCGGTTTCTCTGGACTGAAATTACAAACTATGGCTTCTACGGCCTGGTCTCGGCAGTATTGGCGCGAAAGAACCCCCTCTTTGCCCCCCTGGGCGCTCTGCTGCTAGCGTACATGCACACCGGCGCGAGTATCTTGAATTACACCAGCGAGGTCCCCATCGAATTCGTGCAAATCATGCAGGCACTTCTCATTCTGCTGATCTCTGCACAAACGTTCCTGCGCAAAACCAAAAACAAGGTTATTTTCAAGGACAGCCATGAGACCATCAGCAAGGAGGAAAAGCTGGCATGA
- a CDS encoding ABC transporter permease, whose amino-acid sequence MTEVATFLFSAIRVSTPLVFAAIAAVITQQAGLLNMAVESMMLSAALAGVMISGATQSAILGVLGGVFFAVLIAMVIWYSAFILKCDLYLVSISMNAGLVGGTVFVMYLATKQKANTIGFVMSQTVGTLDIPILKDIPFFGKVLSGQNLMTYVAVVAVFVTWFLIYKTKMGLRIRSVGENPGAAESVGISPVRLYGISFAWSGVMAGLGGVYMSMGLMSYFARDMVAGRGMIGVSAMNVANASPVGSALFAMLFGISDTIANYMQILGLQPQLIAAFPYAATIVLMALLAKIQHHRYQKYLAKRLQSNSQP is encoded by the coding sequence ATGACAGAAGTTGCAACCTTTCTCTTTTCAGCCATACGGGTTTCCACCCCATTGGTCTTTGCTGCGATTGCGGCAGTGATTACACAGCAGGCCGGCCTTTTGAACATGGCCGTGGAAAGTATGATGCTCTCCGCAGCTTTAGCCGGTGTCATGATCAGCGGCGCCACTCAAAGTGCGATCCTGGGTGTGTTAGGCGGCGTTTTTTTCGCTGTGTTGATTGCTATGGTGATCTGGTATTCCGCTTTTATCTTAAAATGTGATCTCTATCTGGTGTCCATCTCTATGAACGCCGGGCTTGTCGGCGGCACTGTATTTGTGATGTACCTGGCCACAAAGCAAAAGGCGAACACCATTGGCTTTGTTATGAGCCAAACCGTTGGGACGCTGGATATCCCTATTTTGAAGGATATTCCTTTCTTTGGAAAGGTCCTGTCCGGCCAGAATCTCATGACCTATGTGGCTGTTGTGGCCGTTTTTGTCACATGGTTTTTGATCTATAAGACAAAGATGGGGCTGCGCATCCGCTCTGTGGGTGAAAATCCGGGTGCGGCGGAATCCGTTGGGATTTCTCCGGTGCGGCTTTACGGCATCTCCTTTGCGTGGTCCGGTGTCATGGCCGGGCTGGGCGGCGTCTATATGTCCATGGGCTTGATGAGCTACTTTGCACGGGATATGGTGGCCGGCCGCGGAATGATCGGCGTTTCTGCCATGAATGTCGCAAATGCCTCTCCGGTAGGTTCCGCCCTGTTCGCCATGCTCTTTGGCATTTCCGACACAATTGCGAACTATATGCAAATCCTTGGCCTTCAGCCCCAGCTGATTGCGGCCTTCCCCTATGCCGCCACCATCGTTTTGATGGCTTTGCTGGCTAAAATTCAGCATCACCGCTATCAAAAATACCTGGCCAAACGGCTTCAAAGCAATTCTCAACCATAA
- a CDS encoding nucleoside hydrolase, with the protein MKKRPIIFDCDPGHDDAIALVMALACPDWDIRAITTVGGNNTIQNVTNNALRILEVTGRTEIPVASGQAAPFLRELVQTGKFHGRTGMDGHSLPAPTITPVSEDAVGLMADILEKSETPVTLLVTGVFTNIATLLLSYPHLKQKISEISIMGGSYYRGNWSPVAEFNVWADPEAADVVMRAGIPFTLYGLDVTHQAYLRRDEYAALRTYQNPVADFIADLFDFFSKSCIEDRGHPGCLVHDACAVAGLMDPSLFRYMDTSAHMDLDGGITRGGCVIELRPQGWPRKEEVNAKVATWVDRPRFTRLLLDLCASYTHPQKGAGHEA; encoded by the coding sequence ATGAAAAAACGTCCCATTATTTTTGACTGTGACCCAGGGCACGATGATGCCATTGCCCTGGTCATGGCTCTTGCCTGTCCAGATTGGGATATTCGAGCCATTACAACCGTGGGAGGCAACAATACGATCCAAAATGTAACCAATAATGCCCTGCGGATTCTGGAAGTCACCGGACGCACGGAGATTCCTGTGGCCTCCGGACAAGCCGCTCCTTTCCTGCGGGAGTTGGTTCAAACAGGCAAATTTCATGGCCGCACCGGTATGGATGGGCATTCGCTGCCCGCCCCAACCATTACACCGGTCAGTGAGGATGCCGTTGGGCTGATGGCCGATATATTGGAAAAAAGCGAAACGCCTGTCACACTGCTGGTTACTGGTGTTTTTACCAATATTGCCACGCTTTTGCTCTCTTATCCTCATTTAAAGCAAAAGATTTCTGAGATTTCCATCATGGGCGGCAGCTATTACCGGGGCAACTGGTCCCCTGTGGCGGAATTTAACGTGTGGGCGGACCCAGAGGCTGCGGATGTGGTCATGCGTGCCGGAATTCCCTTTACCCTCTATGGCTTGGATGTCACGCATCAGGCCTATTTGCGGCGGGATGAGTATGCGGCCCTGCGAACCTATCAGAACCCTGTGGCGGACTTTATTGCTGATTTATTTGACTTCTTTTCAAAAAGCTGCATTGAGGACCGCGGCCACCCGGGCTGCCTGGTACATGATGCCTGTGCCGTGGCTGGGTTGATGGACCCCTCCCTATTTCGCTATATGGACACTTCCGCCCATATGGATTTGGACGGCGGCATTACCCGCGGAGGGTGTGTGATTGAGCTGCGGCCTCAAGGCTGGCCCCGCAAGGAAGAAGTCAATGCTAAAGTTGCCACTTGGGTGGATCGTCCCCGGTTCACCAGGCTTTTATTGGATTTGTGCGCTTCCTACACACATCCGCAGAAAGGAGCTGGCCATGAAGCGTGA
- a CDS encoding nucleoside hydrolase yields the protein MKRELLIDCHTGTQDLPALLLVSRVKDAEIRALTACYDPDRPVADIQDLLALREAAGLLAECSLGARRPIIPRRPCNGGPGTGAEHPHRPEGGYAWELINRTACQSQAGITVLLLGPATNLAIALLRYPALRQHIRQIIMAGGSFGFGDAGPYSERNVFEDAYACKVLLNSGIPMTMIGLSAAAEAALTEAELRSALVPLVGNCVDTCVNDLAARRPGTHYVAPSLVAAAWMLNPEVAQTDHFHVEVEVNGTEMYGRTVIEWRHYLHEPEETEVAIHADREKLLACIRQHA from the coding sequence ATGAAGCGTGAGCTGCTTATCGACTGCCACACCGGCACCCAGGATCTGCCCGCGCTCCTGCTGGTCAGCCGGGTGAAAGATGCCGAAATCCGTGCCCTGACCGCCTGCTATGATCCAGACCGGCCTGTGGCAGACATCCAGGATCTCCTTGCATTACGTGAAGCCGCCGGACTTTTGGCAGAGTGTTCTTTGGGCGCCCGCCGGCCGATAATTCCCCGCCGCCCCTGCAACGGCGGCCCCGGGACGGGCGCAGAGCATCCCCACCGCCCGGAAGGCGGCTATGCCTGGGAGCTGATCAACCGCACGGCATGTCAGTCACAGGCTGGAATCACAGTATTACTGCTTGGTCCCGCTACCAACCTAGCCATTGCCTTGCTTCGCTATCCAGCTCTGCGCCAGCATATCCGTCAGATCATCATGGCAGGCGGCAGCTTTGGGTTTGGCGACGCGGGCCCCTATTCCGAGCGAAATGTTTTTGAGGACGCCTATGCCTGCAAGGTCTTACTAAACTCTGGAATTCCCATGACCATGATTGGCCTCAGTGCCGCCGCCGAAGCGGCTCTCACCGAAGCAGAGCTGCGGTCGGCCCTGGTTCCCTTGGTGGGGAACTGTGTGGACACCTGTGTGAACGATCTGGCTGCGCGCCGCCCTGGAACGCACTATGTGGCGCCGTCTCTCGTCGCCGCGGCTTGGATGCTGAACCCCGAGGTGGCCCAGACCGATCATTTCCATGTGGAAGTAGAGGTGAATGGCACTGAAATGTATGGGCGCACTGTGATTGAGTGGCGCCACTATCTTCATGAACCCGAGGAGACCGAGGTCGCCATTCACGCAGACCGCGAAAAACTGTTGGCTTGCATCAGGCAGCATGCTTGA
- a CDS encoding Glu/Leu/Phe/Val family dehydrogenase, giving the protein MSGNPFETSLKTLHEAAAIGQINAEVVRLLEQPKRQFEFTIPVRMDDGHLEIFQAFRVHYCDALGQVKNGVRVVPDMDMDTAKALGFWMTIKHAVGGIPAGGGKGGIKADPSKLSRREYEALIRGFIRYLPMKGTWVDVPGADIGTHGQTQSWMLDELEAIQGFHSPAAINDKPIEANGTELSREATGTGAFFVTREVTRDLGIPDAASFAVQGYGNVGRVAAELLCQRGHKLVAVSDIFGGIENQDGIDVNALGAYVDEYKTVKGFPGCRDITPSELLEVPCDILLPAAVQSVIHEGNAGKIQAKLIMECANGPTTPEAEKILESRGVIIVPDVLVNCGSAIVCSFERTQGLTDSYWDRETVRSRLEERIVKAYQQTAAVAKELGVSYRDAAWVNALRKIEKAMLVRGWAWDQPK; this is encoded by the coding sequence ATGAGTGGAAATCCTTTTGAAACTTCTTTAAAGACGCTGCATGAGGCGGCTGCCATCGGACAGATTAATGCGGAGGTTGTCCGTCTTCTGGAGCAGCCAAAGCGCCAGTTTGAGTTTACGATTCCCGTTCGCATGGATGATGGGCACCTGGAAATTTTTCAGGCTTTCCGGGTCCATTACTGCGACGCCCTGGGGCAGGTCAAAAACGGTGTTCGAGTCGTTCCCGATATGGACATGGATACCGCCAAGGCGCTTGGCTTCTGGATGACCATTAAGCACGCGGTTGGCGGCATCCCCGCCGGCGGCGGCAAGGGGGGAATCAAGGCCGATCCCAGCAAGCTCTCTCGCCGCGAATACGAGGCTTTGATCCGGGGTTTCATCCGCTATCTGCCCATGAAGGGCACCTGGGTAGATGTACCGGGTGCTGATATCGGCACTCATGGACAAACGCAGTCCTGGATGCTAGACGAGTTGGAAGCCATCCAGGGCTTCCACTCTCCCGCTGCGATCAATGATAAGCCCATTGAGGCAAACGGTACAGAACTCAGCCGGGAAGCCACCGGAACCGGCGCCTTTTTTGTCACCCGTGAGGTCACTCGGGACCTTGGAATCCCTGACGCCGCCTCCTTTGCCGTCCAGGGCTATGGCAATGTCGGCCGTGTGGCCGCAGAGCTGCTGTGTCAGCGCGGGCACAAGCTGGTGGCTGTTTCTGATATTTTTGGCGGCATCGAAAACCAAGACGGCATTGACGTCAACGCACTTGGAGCCTATGTCGATGAGTACAAAACCGTCAAGGGCTTCCCTGGTTGCCGGGACATCACTCCCTCGGAATTATTGGAGGTTCCCTGCGACATCCTGCTGCCTGCAGCCGTGCAAAGCGTGATCCATGAGGGAAATGCAGGCAAAATTCAGGCAAAGCTGATTATGGAGTGCGCCAATGGTCCCACCACACCGGAGGCTGAAAAGATTCTGGAAAGCCGTGGAGTTATCATTGTACCGGATGTTTTGGTCAATTGCGGCAGCGCGATTGTCTGCAGCTTTGAACGCACACAGGGATTGACGGACTCCTATTGGGACCGCGAGACTGTCCGCAGCCGGCTGGAGGAGCGCATTGTAAAAGCCTATCAGCAAACGGCTGCTGTCGCCAAGGAGCTTGGTGTGAGTTATCGGGATGCCGCCTGGGTCAACGCCCTTCGCAAAATTGAAAAAGCCATGCTGGTTCGAGGATGGGCGTGGGACCAGCCCAAGTGA
- a CDS encoding MBL fold metallo-hydrolase, producing MLTKVAENIYRKTVPLPNNPLRDINAYIITGEKNLLIDTGFNRPECEEALQSAFEELGIQETDLFITHLHSDHCGLIGKFARENSTIYAGETDGELINFETGNLYWRMLDDLFIKYGFPKATFGRNTDIHPGRKYCQDTRVNFTYVQEGDVLHYGGYSLQAVETPGHTPGHMCLYDAEKKLLFCGDHILGTITPNICIELSTENPLQDYLASLQKVEKLDVQTLLTAHGTPVENMYARIQELYRHHQERLAEVQRILGSEWKTAYTVARDMTWEIDCKNWEEFPAPQKWFATGEAISHLQYLYGSGKVSRMERNGVYHYQNSDTM from the coding sequence ATGCTGACAAAAGTAGCTGAGAACATCTACAGAAAAACGGTGCCGCTGCCCAACAACCCCCTGCGGGATATCAATGCCTACATCATCACGGGCGAGAAGAATCTGCTCATTGATACCGGCTTCAACCGCCCGGAGTGTGAGGAGGCGTTGCAAAGTGCCTTTGAAGAGCTTGGCATCCAGGAAACCGATCTCTTTATCACACATCTTCATTCAGACCACTGCGGGCTGATCGGCAAGTTTGCCAGGGAGAACAGCACGATTTATGCCGGTGAAACAGATGGGGAGCTGATCAACTTTGAGACCGGCAATCTTTACTGGCGCATGCTGGATGATCTGTTTATCAAATATGGGTTTCCCAAGGCCACCTTTGGCCGGAATACCGACATCCATCCGGGCAGAAAATACTGCCAGGACACCCGGGTGAATTTTACCTATGTCCAGGAGGGCGACGTGCTGCATTACGGCGGCTACAGTCTACAGGCTGTGGAGACGCCGGGGCATACGCCGGGGCATATGTGCCTCTATGACGCCGAGAAGAAACTCCTCTTCTGCGGCGACCACATTCTCGGCACCATCACACCCAATATCTGTATTGAGTTGAGCACGGAAAATCCGCTGCAGGACTATCTCGCCAGCCTTCAAAAGGTGGAAAAGCTGGACGTCCAAACGCTGCTGACCGCCCATGGGACGCCGGTTGAAAACATGTATGCCCGCATCCAGGAGCTATATCGGCACCATCAGGAGCGGCTTGCAGAGGTACAGCGGATTTTGGGCAGCGAGTGGAAAACCGCTTATACGGTCGCCCGGGATATGACCTGGGAAATCGACTGTAAGAACTGGGAGGAATTTCCCGCCCCGCAGAAGTGGTTTGCCACCGGGGAGGCCATCTCCCATCTGCAATATCTGTATGGCTCCGGCAAGGTGTCCAGAATGGAGCGCAACGGTGTATATCACTATCAAAATTCAGATACCATGTAA